DNA from Acetomicrobium sp. S15 = DSM 107314:
TAGATGCGTTAATTCTTATAAAAACAACGTGTTTGGCCTGAAAGTCAGTTTATGCCCGGGGTTGTATATACTTGCCTTAGATGTGTGCTTACCTTACCAGATATATCCTACATTGCCTTAAAAACATATACAAGGGCATATGCCGCAAAGCTTTTAGAGCTTCCTTTGGGATAGTGTAACCTATTTTGTGTATGGCCCTTGAGAAATAAAATACCTCCTGGTGGGCAGTGCCAGCCGCCGAATTATACACACCAGGAGGTGCAGCGATGAAAGAGAATCTCAAGGATCTGATCATAATTCTATCACGAGAGGAAGAAAGGAGAGAACTGCTCAAGGAAGTGCTCAAAGCAGAATTGAGGAGCGCGGCAAAAGACCTCTTGGAGGGGATGGCCATAGCGGAGAGGGAGGCATTCTGTGAACAGAACGAAGATGTTTGTAATGGCCATTACTCACGAGGCTTAGATGGGCTCTTTTAGCAGGATAGACGTGCGAGTACCTCGCACGAGAGAAGGAGGTTTTAGGCCTTTCTTTCTGGAACCGTACAAGAGGACCTCCTATGAACTGGAAGAGCTTGTAGTGGCTATGTATCAGGGCGGCTGTTCCACGAGAGATATATCGAGGACTGTAGGTGCCCTGATCGATGGGAGGTATAGCGCCAGTTGGGTTTCTAAGATAACAGATGTAGTGCAGGAAAAGGTCGAGGCGTATAGGAATAGGCCCATAAAGAAGTGGTATCCCATCATCTTCATAGATGGGACCGTAATAAACATCAGGAGGGGATCTGTGGACGGCGAAGTCGTCTACGTAGCACTGGGGATAGACGAAGACGGCTACAGGGAAGTATTAGGGTTCTGGTTGGGCGGCAGCGAAGGTGAGAGCGCAGACATATGGAAGGAGATCCTCTATGAGCTTCAAAGGAGGGGGCTTAAAGAGCCGCTTTTGTTTATAGGCGACGGATTGAAGGGTCTATCAGGGGCCGTTGGCGAGGTCTATCCAAAGGCTGACTTTCAAGCTTGCGTCCTCCACAAAGTGCGAAGCAGCCTGAAGAAGGTGAGAGCAAGACATAGAGCGGCTGTAGGAGAGGACTTAAAGAGGATCTACAAGCAAAAGGACGAGGCAAGTTTTAAGGGAGCCTTCAACGAGTTCAAGGAGAGATGGGGCAGGATGTATCCTAAAGGTTAGCGAAATCCTGGTAGGCAGATCTTGAGGCTTTGATGACCTATCTAAAGTATCCTAAGGAGATAAGGAAGACCATATATACCACCAATCCCCTCGAGCGGTTTATAAAAGAGGTCAAGAGGAGGACGAAGGTCATAGAGGTCTTCCCGGACCCAGAAGCTTGTAGCAAAGTCGTCTATCTCGTAGCGCAGGAGATGAACGAAAAATATGGCAGGAGGGCGGTCTTGGAGTTCTCTTCGGTCAAAGGAGATCTGCTGCACATCAGGAGGGGGAAATACGGTCCAGTCGAGGCCGACTCTCAAGAGCTGTGCACGGTGAGCTATACACAAACTTCTTGACACTATGGCCAGAAACAGTGGAGAGTGATGTTGATGACTTCAGAAAATAAGTATAAGTGGGCTTTCAGTCCTCGTTTCAGGCGCAAGGCTTTCGGGTGGCGCAGCGGGCCCCCGATCAAACGTATAAATGAAGCCCTTTCTGAAATCAAACAGGTCGCAGCAAAGGATCCAATCCTCGGAGCCGAAGGTGCGGTGCTCTTTCTGGAAAAGATATCCGGCGCGCTCGAAAATGTAGACAGTTCGTCCGGAGCAATAGGAGCGGCAGTAAATGGCGCCATCGAAACTCTGGTCCCCATCATTGCTGCTGCACCTGCTCAAAAGAAAGTGCGCGAAAAATGGCTAGAGCGTCTGTGGCAGGCCGTCTTGGCCGACGATATACCATACATAGAAAATCTTCCCTATTTTTGGGGCGATCTCTGCGCAACCCCAGAACTGGCCTCACGCTGGGCCGACAAGTTTATGGAAGAACTAAAGCTATACTGGAAGCTCGATACTAAGCAATATGGGTTCTACAAGGGAACGATAGGGTGCCTGAGCGCCCTTTTTAAGGCAGGGCGGCATCAAGAAATCCTGGAATTGCTCAGTATCGCAAGGTCCAAGCTTTGGTACGAACGACTCTGGGGGGTGAAGGCACTTCTGGCCATGGGCAAAAGAGCCCAAGCCCTTCGATACGCTGAGGAAACCAGAGGCCTAAACCAGCCCGACGACCAGATCAGCGAGGTCTGCGAGGCAATCTTGCTTGAAAGCGGCATGGCCGACGAAGCCTACAGGCGTTACGCCTTTGAGGCGAACCAAAGGAACACCTACCTTGCAACCTTCCGAGCCATCGTACGGAAGTATCCGAATAAAAATCCGGCTGAGATCCTAAATGACCTCGTAGCAGCGACACCGGGGAGAGAAGGGAAGTGGTTTGCCGCTGCAAAATCTGCGGGCCTGTACGACGAAGCCATCCGACTTGCTGGCTTTTCTTCCTGCGACCCCAAGACCCTTACCAGGGCAGCCCGCGATATGGCCGAAACGAGGCCGGGCTTTGCCATCGAAGTGGGATTGGCGGCGCTGAAATGGATGTTACAGGGCTACGGCTACGAAATAGCTGCAGAAGACGTGCGCCTGGCGTGTCAGTCAACAATAAAAGCCGCTAAAAATGCCGGCGAAGAAGAGCAAACCCTTAACCGCATCTACGATTTGCTCTGTGAAGAATTACCGAAGGAACCCCTCGTGGTGAAAGCCCTCGAAGATGAGCTTAAGCTTTACTGTGAAGAGGAAGGATGAACGACATCTGCCAATGGACGTCCACAAGGGTCTTTAAAGGCCCTCGCCCTCCTCAGGGTGTGCAGTAAATACTTATGGCCTTTATTATTTCGCGCATCATAAGCGCGGCTCGAAAGCGTCCTCGTAGATTTTCGCGATATCATCGACTGTAAGGTCGCGCGCACAGCGTCCCAAAAGCCGACGCTCGTTCCACCCGTCCTGAGCCCAACGCCCAATAGATCCGCGATCCGTTATGCCTGCATCCTCGAGGCAAGTCGGGAGCTCCACGCTCTTCATGAATGCCGCCATAGCATCGAGCGCCACCTCCACACCATCGCGCACGGAAAGCCCCTCCATGTTTTCGCCCATCGACTCGGCCAAGCGAACGATGCGCGGCCCCTTTGACGCAGCTATGGCCTTAAAACAGGCGATCAAAAGCACGCTCAACGATATGCCGTGCGGCGTGTGAAATTCTCCCCCAATGGGATACGCCAGAGCATGCACGAGGCTGGTTCCAGAGTTATTCAACACCAGGCCAGACATCAACGAACCGAGTGACATCTGATAGCGCGCTTCAAGGTCGTTAGGGTCAGACCAGGCTACGCCGAGGTTTTTCGTTATGATTCGCACAGCTTCAAGCGCGATGGCATCGGTTATAGGGTTCGCATTTTTCGAGACGAAGGGTTCTGCTGCGTGCAGCCAAGCGTCAAAGCCCGACGCGCTGGTTACGTTCCGCGGGCATGAAACCGTAAGCATGGGGTCAATAATCGCCACGTTGGGCAGCAAAGCGCTCGACGCCACTACCTTTTTAACATTATTCTCCTCGTCGAGGAAGA
Protein-coding regions in this window:
- a CDS encoding iron-containing alcohol dehydrogenase; the protein is MWQEIPFSTPDIVFGMDTVRYTGAKAKGLGGKRVLVITGPSVKSSGALDKVLDSIKGAGLDCDVSVQQRSTPEPSTEVAERAAKQVVDGNFDVVVGLGGGSILDVAKMASALATNPGKVRDYFGPGKVKNRGCATIMIPTTAGTGSEVTKHAVFLDEENNVKKVVASSALLPNVAIIDPMLTVSCPRNVTSASGFDAWLHAAEPFVSKNANPITDAIALEAVRIITKNLGVAWSDPNDLEARYQMSLGSLMSGLVLNNSGTSLVHALAYPIGGEFHTPHGISLSVLLIACFKAIAASKGPRIVRLAESMGENMEGLSVRDGVEVALDAMAAFMKSVELPTCLEDAGITDRGSIGRWAQDGWNERRLLGRCARDLTVDDIAKIYEDAFEPRL
- a CDS encoding transposase, which codes for MTYLKYPKEIRKTIYTTNPLERFIKEVKRRTKVIEVFPDPEACSKVVYLVAQEMNEKYGRRAVLEFSSVKGDLLHIRRGKYGPVEADSQELCTVSYTQTS
- a CDS encoding IS256 family transposase, giving the protein MGSFSRIDVRVPRTREGGFRPFFLEPYKRTSYELEELVVAMYQGGCSTRDISRTVGALIDGRYSASWVSKITDVVQEKVEAYRNRPIKKWYPIIFIDGTVINIRRGSVDGEVVYVALGIDEDGYREVLGFWLGGSEGESADIWKEILYELQRRGLKEPLLFIGDGLKGLSGAVGEVYPKADFQACVLHKVRSSLKKVRARHRAAVGEDLKRIYKQKDEASFKGAFNEFKERWGRMYPKG